CGGTCCGCCTCACCCTCGGCCTGCTCCCGCGCTTCCTGGAGCAGGGCCACGGCCACGTGGTGATGAGCTCGACGATGTCGACCCAGGTGCCCGTGCCACTGTTCTCGGCCTACCTCGGCAGCAAGGCGGCACTGGAGTCGTTCGCACGATCGCTCGCGGCCGAGAACGCGCATCGGGGCATCACCACGACCGTCGTGAACTTCCCGATGGTGCGCACCCGCATGTCGGGCGCCACCGACATCTACGCCGCCATGCCGATGATGTCCGCCCGCCGGGCCGGCGGGTGGCTCGTGAAGGCCAGCCTCGACCGGCCGACGCGCGTCAGCAGCCTGAGCGGCACCGCGGCCGAGATCGGCATGGCAGCCGTGCCGGGTCTGGTGACCCGTGTCGTCACCCCGGGCATCCGCCGCATGGACAAGCGGCTCGCCCGCCGGGTGCGGTCAGCCGACTGAGGTCTCCCGCACCTGCCCCTGTCGCAGGATGAGGTAGACCGCCAGACCCACGGCCACGCCGGGGACGACCCCGAGCAGCAGCGCGATCCATCCGCGGCGGACCTTGAGCACGACGGCGTCACGGACCACCCAGATCGCCAGGGCCGCGTACGTGAACAGGACGTCGGTCGAGTACCCCGACGCGTAGGGGTTCACGAACCCGTCCAGGGCGCCGCCCCACACGTCCCAGCCGTCGTCGACGAGCGCCGGCACCACGATCACCACGAAGGCGACGGTGAACCCGACCGCCACCGCGGCGAGGAGGAGTCGAGCAGTCCGGTCGAGGGTGTCGCTGCGTGCTTCCATGCGGCCACCGTAGTCCGAACCCAACCCAGAAGTGCTCCCACATCAACCGTTCCTGCGGCGGCAAAGGTTGATCTGGGAGCACTTCTGGGGCGTACGATCGACGACAGGCCCACCACCCTGCGGCCGACGAGGACCGTGCCCACCACCGCGCGGCCACCACCACGAGAGAAGAGAGCACCACCGTGACCGTCTTCAGCCATCCGCACGAGCAGGTCGTCTTCTGCCACGACCCCGCCAGCGGCCTCCGCGCCATCATCGGCCTGTACTCCACGGCCCTCGGCCCGGGGCTCGGCGGCACCCGCTTCCACCCCTACGCCTCGGAGGCCGACGCGCTCGCCGACGTGCTGAACCTCAGTCACGGCATGGCCTACAAGAACGCGCTCGCCGGCCTGGACCTCGGCGGCGGCAAGGCCGTCATCATCGGCGACCCCCGCACCGACAAGTCCGAGGCCCTGTTGCGGGCCTACGGCAGGTTCGTCGAGTCGCTGGCAGGCCGGTACTACACGGCCTGTGACGTCGGCACGTTCAGCCCCGACATGGACGTGATCGCCCGCGAGACCTCGTACGTCACGGGGCGGACCGTCGAGCACGGCGGGGCCGGCGACTCCTCGGTGCTCACCGCCTTCGGCGTCTACCAGGGCATGCGGGCCGCGGCGCAGCACCGCTGGGGCTCCCCGTCGCTCGCCGGGCGCACCGTCGGTGTCGCCGGGGTCGGCAAGGTCGGGCGGCACCTGGTCAGCCACCTGGTCGAGGAGGACGCCCGGGTCGTCGTCACCGACCCCGTCGACGCGGCCGTGAGCCACGTCCTCTCCCTGTCGTCGGACGTCCGGTCCGTCGCGTCGACGGAGGCGCTCCTGGCCGAGCCGCTCGACGTCTACGCCCCCTGCGCGCTGGGCGGCGCGCTCACCGACGCCGTCGTGCAGACGCTCTCGGCCGGCATCGTCTGCGGCGGCGCCAACAACCAGCTGGCGCACCCCGGGGTCGCCAAGCTCCTCGACGAGGCCGGCATCACCTACGCGCCGGACTACTGCGTCAACGCCGGAGGGGTCATCCAGGTGGCCGACGAGCTCGACGGCTTCGACTTCGACCGGGCGAAGCGACGCGCCACGGGCATCTTCGACACGACGCTGGCCGTGCTCGAACGAGCCGCGAGCGACGGCACCACCACCGCGGACGCCGCCGACCGGCAGGCCGAGCAGCGCATGCGCGAGATCGGACGACTCGGACAGGTCTGGCTGCCGACCCGCTGACCGGGGCGGCCGTCAGCTGGCGGCCGGGTCCTCACGGTCGAGGTCGACGTACTGTTCAGGGATCGGGTCGCCCGACTCCCCGTGGAGTTCTCGCTGCAGGGTGGAGAAGTCCGTATCAGGTGTGCGGTACTTCAACTCACGCGCAACTTTGGTCTGCTTGGCTTTCGCACGGCCGCGCCCCATGGGTCGACCCCCTCGCAACGTAGTCAGTATGTCGTGCAGCCAGCCTACAGAAGAACCCTGAGGACGGCTCGCCTACCCCCCGGTAGCGGCCCCGTGCGTCTCAGGTGAGGGTGACGGTGCCGGCCTCGCCGTGCACGCCCGCGGCCGCCACGTCCCCGGCGATCCAGGCCTCGATGCCGTGCTCGGCCAACAGGCGGACCGCGGCGTCAGCAGCGTCCGGTGCCACCAGGGCCACCATGCCGACGCCCATGTTGAGGGCCTCGTCGAGAGCGGTCTGCTCGACCCGGCCGACCTCGGCGACGAGTCCGAAGATGGCCGGCGGGGTCCAGCTGCCGCGGTCGATCCGCACCGAGACGGTCGGTGGCAGCACCCTGGCGAGGTTCGCCGCCAGACCCCCGCCGGTGATGTGCGACATGGCGTGCACGCCTCCGGCCGCGGCCAGCGCGAGGCACGGCTTGGTGTACAGCCGCGTCGGGGTGAGCAGGGTGTCGCCGAGTGTCCCGCCGAGCTCGGCCACCTCGCGGTCCAGCGACCAGCCCGCGCCGCCGGCGTCCGGCGGGGCGAAGAACACGTGCCTCACCAGCGAGTAGCCGTTGGAGTGCAGGCCCGAGGAGGCCATCGCGACCACGACGTCGCCGGGTCGCACGAGCTCGGCCCCGAGCAACGCGTCCGCCTCGACCACGCCGGTGGTCGATCCCGCCATGTCGTACTCGTCGGGAGCGAGCAGGCCCGGGTGCTCCGCGGTCTCGCCGCCGAGCAGCGCGGTGCCGGACTCGACGCACGCTGCGGCGATGCCCTTGACGATCGCGGCGATGCGCTCGGGCACGACCTTGCCGCACGCGATGTAGTCGGTCATGAACAACGGTTCCGCACCGCACACGACCAGGTCGTCCACGAGCATCCCGACGAGGTCGAAGCCGATCGTGTCGTGGCGGTCCATGCGCTGGGCGATCTGGACCTTCGTCCCGACACCGTCGGCCGAGGTCGCCAGGAGCGGGCGTCGGTAGGCCTTGAGGGCCGATGCGTCGAACAGACCCGCGAACCCGCCGATGCCACCGACGACCTCGGGCCGACGCGCCTGGTCGACCCACTGCTTCATCAGCTCGACGGCGCGGTCGCCCTCGGCGACCGAGACGCCGGTCGCGGCGTAGTCGATCGGACCGGTCACGGGACCACCTTCAGCTCGGGGTGGGCCGGCGCCTCCAGCAGGTGCTTGCCGATCAGGTCGTCCTCGGGCAGCGGGACGGGGTAGATGCCGTCGAAGCAGGCCCGGCAGAGGTTGTCCTTCGGCACGTTGGTCGCCTCGACCAGCTGGTCGAGGGTCACGTACGCCAAGGAGTCGGCACCGATCGAGCGGCAGATCTCGTCGACGTTGATGCCGTTGGCGATCAGCTCGGCGCGGGAGGCGAAGTCGATGCCGTAGAAGCACGGCCACTTGACCGGCGGGCTGGAGATCCGCACGTGCACCTCGGCGGCACCGAACTCGCGCAGCATCCGTACGAGGGCGCGCTG
The Aeromicrobium marinum DSM 15272 genome window above contains:
- a CDS encoding DUF2834 domain-containing protein; translation: MEARSDTLDRTARLLLAAVAVGFTVAFVVIVVPALVDDGWDVWGGALDGFVNPYASGYSTDVLFTYAALAIWVVRDAVVLKVRRGWIALLLGVVPGVAVGLAVYLILRQGQVRETSVG
- the purM gene encoding phosphoribosylformylglycinamidine cyclo-ligase; translation: MTGPIDYAATGVSVAEGDRAVELMKQWVDQARRPEVVGGIGGFAGLFDASALKAYRRPLLATSADGVGTKVQIAQRMDRHDTIGFDLVGMLVDDLVVCGAEPLFMTDYIACGKVVPERIAAIVKGIAAACVESGTALLGGETAEHPGLLAPDEYDMAGSTTGVVEADALLGAELVRPGDVVVAMASSGLHSNGYSLVRHVFFAPPDAGGAGWSLDREVAELGGTLGDTLLTPTRLYTKPCLALAAAGGVHAMSHITGGGLAANLARVLPPTVSVRIDRGSWTPPAIFGLVAEVGRVEQTALDEALNMGVGMVALVAPDAADAAVRLLAEHGIEAWIAGDVAAAGVHGEAGTVTLT
- a CDS encoding DUF3073 domain-containing protein; the encoded protein is MGRGRAKAKQTKVARELKYRTPDTDFSTLQRELHGESGDPIPEQYVDLDREDPAAS
- a CDS encoding Glu/Leu/Phe/Val dehydrogenase dimerization domain-containing protein, whose amino-acid sequence is MTVFSHPHEQVVFCHDPASGLRAIIGLYSTALGPGLGGTRFHPYASEADALADVLNLSHGMAYKNALAGLDLGGGKAVIIGDPRTDKSEALLRAYGRFVESLAGRYYTACDVGTFSPDMDVIARETSYVTGRTVEHGGAGDSSVLTAFGVYQGMRAAAQHRWGSPSLAGRTVGVAGVGKVGRHLVSHLVEEDARVVVTDPVDAAVSHVLSLSSDVRSVASTEALLAEPLDVYAPCALGGALTDAVVQTLSAGIVCGGANNQLAHPGVAKLLDEAGITYAPDYCVNAGGVIQVADELDGFDFDRAKRRATGIFDTTLAVLERAASDGTTTADAADRQAEQRMREIGRLGQVWLPTR
- a CDS encoding SDR family NAD(P)-dependent oxidoreductase, with the translated sequence MRAADLTVVLTGSSSGIGAEAARQLAARGATVCLLARRADELEAVWAEIVAGGGTAHTYPVDLTDPDETSEVVARLLSDHPRIDVLVNNAGRSIRRSVASSVDRAHDYERTMAVNYLGAVRLTLGLLPRFLEQGHGHVVMSSTMSTQVPVPLFSAYLGSKAALESFARSLAAENAHRGITTTVVNFPMVRTRMSGATDIYAAMPMMSARRAGGWLVKASLDRPTRVSSLSGTAAEIGMAAVPGLVTRVVTPGIRRMDKRLARRVRSAD